One Gloeobacter morelensis MG652769 DNA window includes the following coding sequences:
- a CDS encoding beta-ketoacyl-[acyl-carrier-protein] synthase family protein, whose amino-acid sequence MLPDRRVVVTGMGTVNPIGKSVNEFWENCCKGVSGVKVVSDFAMADSQSRIAGVVEDFDFWEYFPQNDLLGVDRSCIFALVAAKEALESAGLGESFLKSLSPGKCRLLMSTAAAQIASMEKDFLTSLGDETLALHRPRATPGVVHFNSTAKTLANQFGIPGECMTVTTGCTGALDAMGYAMDLIRLGKMDLAVVGGAEAPITPICMAAFSKIGATTSRNAEPQKASRPFDMGRDGFVLAEGSGMLVIEALDHALQRGASIFAELGGYGSLNNFYHMTKMPENGVQLAQSALAAMEDAGISPEAIDSINAHGSSTPQNDIAEANAYWRLFQERTPTIPVTCIKSHIGHTLAASSAIEVIASILSMRTGLVPPTINLVKQDSRCLLDVVADEPRRVSVRCTLKTSSGFSGIHSSLVIRKFEH is encoded by the coding sequence ATGTTGCCAGATAGAAGGGTGGTTGTGACGGGTATGGGAACTGTGAATCCCATCGGTAAAAGTGTGAATGAGTTCTGGGAAAACTGTTGCAAGGGAGTCTCGGGTGTCAAAGTCGTGTCGGATTTTGCGATGGCGGACAGCCAGAGCCGAATTGCGGGAGTCGTCGAAGACTTCGATTTTTGGGAATATTTTCCCCAAAACGATTTACTCGGAGTTGACCGCAGCTGCATTTTTGCACTGGTGGCGGCAAAGGAGGCCCTCGAATCGGCCGGGCTTGGAGAATCCTTCCTAAAATCTTTGTCTCCGGGCAAATGCAGACTGCTGATGTCGACGGCCGCTGCCCAGATCGCAAGCATGGAAAAAGATTTCTTGACTTCCCTTGGCGACGAGACGCTCGCTCTGCATCGCCCCCGCGCCACCCCTGGAGTTGTTCACTTTAATTCCACAGCAAAGACGTTGGCAAATCAGTTCGGGATTCCAGGGGAATGCATGACCGTGACGACCGGTTGCACAGGAGCGCTCGACGCCATGGGTTACGCCATGGACTTGATCCGGCTCGGCAAGATGGACCTGGCCGTTGTCGGCGGCGCCGAAGCGCCGATCACGCCCATCTGTATGGCGGCTTTCAGCAAAATCGGGGCCACCACCAGCCGCAACGCCGAACCACAGAAGGCGAGCCGTCCGTTTGACATGGGCCGGGACGGCTTTGTCCTGGCCGAGGGCAGCGGTATGTTGGTGATCGAAGCCCTTGACCACGCCCTGCAACGGGGAGCTTCGATCTTCGCGGAACTGGGCGGCTACGGAAGCTTGAACAACTTTTACCACATGACAAAAATGCCCGAAAACGGTGTGCAACTTGCGCAGTCGGCCCTCGCAGCGATGGAAGATGCCGGGATTTCACCCGAAGCGATCGACTCGATCAACGCCCACGGTTCTTCCACCCCCCAGAACGACATCGCAGAAGCCAACGCTTACTGGCGTCTGTTTCAAGAACGCACGCCGACGATCCCCGTCACTTGCATCAAGTCCCACATCGGACACACGTTGGCGGCATCGAGCGCCATCGAAGTCATCGCTTCGATCCTATCCATGCGGACCGGGCTCGTTCCTCCCACCATCAACCTTGTCAAGCAAGACTCGCGGTGCCTACTCGATGTAGTTGCTGACGAACCGAGGCGGGTGTCTGTCCGGTGCACCTTGAAGACCAGCAGTGGGTTTTCCGGCATTCATTCAAGTCTGGTCATCCGCAAATTTGAGCACTGA
- a CDS encoding acyl carrier protein: protein MAFIDNFDTDSRPAAPSPSAGPTLARLAQWLSEILDQPLVEADLHLPLIYVGIDSLMALEFKTRILKELGVDVPINLLFNLTSCVQLATLVQDALADHAVLEIQ from the coding sequence ATGGCATTCATCGACAATTTCGACACGGATAGCCGACCCGCCGCCCCCAGTCCTTCGGCCGGTCCGACGCTCGCCCGGCTGGCGCAGTGGTTGAGCGAGATTCTGGACCAACCCCTCGTTGAGGCCGATTTGCACCTGCCGCTGATTTATGTGGGAATCGACTCTTTGATGGCCCTGGAGTTCAAGACCCGGATTCTGAAGGAGTTGGGAGTCGATGTGCCCATCAATCTGCTGTTCAACCTCACCAGCTGCGTGCAACTGGCGACGCTGGTGCAGGATGCGCTCGCTGACCATGCTGTTTTGGAAATCCAATGA
- a CDS encoding type I polyketide synthase: protein MNAEHLAAPDPGDTALQRTPIAIVGLAGIFPQASNAQEYWENILGKIDCLTDVPPSRWRLEDYYDPNPAAPDKTYCRRGGFIPDIDFDPLEFGLPPNILEVTDVTQLLGLVTAKAALADAGYGEASAAVRERTGVILGLMAGSMQLVVPLTARLQYPVWRKVLKSYGLSEADTEKIVERIKLAYVGWEENAYPGYMANVIAGRIANRLDLGGTSCVVDAACASSLMAFKAALSELCEQRCDMVLTGGLDLDNSILTYLNFSKTPAFSKEQQSRPFDADSDGMMVGEGIGMLVLKRLADAERDGDRIYAVVRGVGSSSDGRHKSIYAPRPEGQVRCLQQAYRSAGIAPQSVGLIEAHGTGTNAGDLCEFTALDRMFGRREDHKQAIALGSVKSQIGHTKGAAGAASLIKAALALHHKILPPTINVGRPNPKFAIEGSAFYLNTEARPWVQPGGELPRRAGVSSFGFGGTNHHVVLEEYGQEPSGPYRLHRPAQSVVVCASTPTALVGALEGALNRWESLPEAQAFTELCASSREAKPGSADARLGFVADSAAEARELLQLALITLREQQGEPHWEHPKGIYYRERAASGKVVALFPGQGSQYLNMGGTLTMNFPPLRAIYATLDRLFVAEGMRPVSQVVFPMPALEPEQQTAQQKALLETEYSQAATSALSAGHYRLLREAGFAADFVAGHSFGELTALWAAGVLDEETYFCLVKERGKAMAVCAASGGERGSMLAVGGDWEQIQQEIADLPQVIAANWNSSNQVVLAGASDAILEAQRRLDERGYRVKLLPVAAAFHTPLVRPAQERFAQAVRQVALSEPQVPIFSNATGALYPADLQAIRQTLEDNILQPVLFKQEIENIYAQGGGIFVEFGPKGVLTNLVKDILAGKPHLAVALNPSAKRDSDRQLREAVVQLRVAGLTLAEFDTFCLPLAPPAAKRARGMPIRLGAGNYVSLKTRTAFEQALQEGQGGAENGGQVARPSPQPPTTNGQADQHAGSVQNTAPARSAQNRHHEPRDLAMTQTTLDLQQAFASIEFNLAQFSSHQEQLMQLHRQYLQQQVESTHLIDNLIGQQFSLLSGQKSIPMTEEVLATIERGMQRFYHHLEGTLRSHEQYLRFQSEYTRAFYRLTQQQYALIGEGGQALALPPLWQNQGPACPVPAPALPAVLTNGHNGNNGHEAPREAAFQPYAAAKPVATLEIQQSVPVPAVAAPQPSGIEQALLEIVSDKTGYPIEMIETEMDLEADLSIDSIKRVEILGALQEKFPELPTIRPDDMAELQTLAQIVVHLQGAAQKKN from the coding sequence GTGAACGCTGAACATCTGGCTGCGCCCGATCCCGGCGATACCGCGCTGCAGCGCACACCGATTGCGATCGTCGGTTTGGCCGGGATCTTTCCGCAAGCTTCCAACGCTCAGGAATATTGGGAGAACATCCTGGGCAAAATCGACTGTCTGACGGACGTGCCGCCGTCGCGCTGGCGGCTGGAGGACTACTACGATCCCAACCCGGCGGCCCCGGACAAGACCTACTGCCGGCGGGGCGGATTTATCCCGGACATCGACTTCGATCCGCTCGAATTTGGGCTGCCCCCCAACATCCTGGAAGTGACCGATGTGACCCAGTTGCTGGGGCTGGTCACGGCGAAGGCGGCCCTCGCGGACGCAGGTTACGGCGAGGCGAGTGCGGCTGTGCGCGAGCGTACCGGCGTCATCCTCGGATTGATGGCGGGATCGATGCAGCTGGTGGTGCCGCTGACGGCGCGTCTGCAGTATCCTGTCTGGCGAAAAGTCCTCAAAAGTTATGGCCTCTCGGAGGCCGACACCGAGAAGATTGTCGAAAGGATCAAGCTGGCCTACGTCGGTTGGGAGGAGAACGCCTACCCGGGCTATATGGCCAACGTGATTGCCGGACGGATCGCCAACCGCCTGGATCTAGGCGGCACCAGCTGCGTCGTGGACGCGGCCTGCGCCAGCTCGCTGATGGCGTTCAAAGCAGCGCTCAGCGAGCTGTGCGAACAGCGCTGCGACATGGTGCTTACCGGCGGCCTCGATCTGGACAATTCGATCCTCACCTATCTCAACTTCAGCAAAACCCCAGCCTTCTCCAAAGAGCAGCAAAGCCGCCCCTTCGACGCCGATTCCGACGGGATGATGGTCGGCGAAGGGATAGGCATGCTGGTGCTCAAGCGTCTGGCTGACGCCGAGCGCGACGGCGACCGCATCTACGCCGTCGTGCGGGGTGTGGGCAGCTCCAGCGATGGACGCCACAAGAGCATCTACGCACCCCGCCCGGAGGGGCAGGTGCGCTGCCTGCAGCAGGCCTACCGCAGCGCCGGGATCGCTCCCCAGAGTGTGGGGCTCATCGAAGCCCACGGCACCGGCACGAACGCGGGCGATCTGTGCGAATTTACGGCCCTCGATCGGATGTTCGGCAGGCGGGAGGACCACAAGCAAGCCATCGCCCTGGGCAGCGTCAAATCCCAGATCGGGCACACCAAAGGTGCCGCGGGAGCAGCGAGCCTGATCAAGGCGGCCCTGGCGCTGCACCACAAGATCTTGCCGCCTACTATCAATGTCGGTCGCCCCAACCCCAAATTCGCTATCGAAGGGTCGGCTTTTTATCTCAACACCGAGGCCCGGCCCTGGGTGCAGCCGGGCGGCGAGTTGCCGCGCCGCGCCGGGGTGAGTTCGTTTGGCTTTGGCGGCACCAACCACCACGTCGTGCTTGAAGAATACGGACAGGAGCCGTCCGGGCCGTACCGCCTGCACCGTCCGGCCCAATCGGTTGTTGTCTGTGCGTCCACCCCTACTGCGCTAGTCGGTGCACTTGAGGGCGCCTTGAACCGCTGGGAAAGTCTCCCGGAGGCACAAGCGTTTACCGAATTGTGCGCGTCGAGCCGGGAAGCGAAGCCGGGATCCGCCGACGCCAGGCTCGGATTTGTGGCCGACTCGGCGGCGGAGGCGCGCGAGCTGTTGCAGCTTGCGCTGATCACCCTGCGCGAGCAGCAGGGCGAGCCGCACTGGGAACATCCGAAGGGCATCTACTACCGCGAGCGGGCTGCATCGGGTAAGGTGGTCGCCCTCTTTCCGGGGCAGGGATCGCAGTACTTGAATATGGGCGGGACGTTGACGATGAACTTCCCACCGCTGCGCGCCATTTACGCCACCCTGGATCGCCTGTTTGTCGCCGAGGGGATGAGGCCCGTTTCGCAGGTGGTGTTTCCGATGCCGGCGCTCGAGCCTGAACAGCAAACCGCCCAGCAGAAGGCGCTGCTGGAAACCGAGTACTCCCAGGCGGCCACCAGCGCCCTGAGCGCGGGCCACTACCGGCTGCTGCGCGAGGCCGGATTTGCGGCCGACTTTGTGGCCGGGCACAGCTTCGGTGAACTGACGGCGCTGTGGGCCGCCGGTGTCCTCGACGAGGAGACTTACTTCTGCCTGGTCAAGGAGCGGGGCAAGGCGATGGCCGTCTGCGCAGCTTCCGGGGGCGAACGGGGCAGCATGCTGGCGGTCGGCGGCGATTGGGAGCAAATCCAGCAGGAGATCGCGGACCTGCCCCAGGTGATTGCCGCCAACTGGAATTCCAGCAATCAGGTGGTGCTCGCCGGGGCAAGTGACGCAATCCTCGAAGCCCAGCGGCGGCTCGATGAGCGGGGCTATCGCGTCAAGCTGCTGCCTGTGGCGGCGGCCTTCCACACGCCGTTGGTCCGCCCCGCCCAGGAACGCTTCGCCCAGGCCGTGCGGCAAGTGGCTCTGAGCGAACCGCAGGTACCGATTTTCAGCAACGCGACCGGTGCTCTCTATCCTGCTGATCTCCAGGCGATCCGCCAGACCCTCGAAGACAACATCCTCCAGCCGGTGCTCTTCAAACAAGAAATTGAAAACATCTACGCCCAGGGCGGCGGCATCTTCGTCGAATTCGGCCCGAAGGGAGTGTTGACGAATCTGGTCAAGGACATTCTGGCGGGCAAGCCCCATCTGGCCGTCGCCCTCAATCCGAGCGCCAAGCGCGACAGCGACCGCCAACTGCGCGAGGCGGTGGTGCAATTGCGCGTCGCCGGTTTGACCCTGGCCGAATTTGACACCTTCTGCCTGCCGCTCGCACCGCCCGCAGCCAAACGCGCGCGCGGGATGCCTATCCGTTTGGGCGCCGGCAACTACGTCAGCCTCAAAACCAGGACCGCCTTCGAGCAGGCCCTGCAGGAGGGACAGGGCGGTGCCGAAAACGGGGGACAGGTCGCCCGGCCCAGCCCGCAGCCGCCGACAACCAACGGGCAGGCGGATCAACACGCTGGTTCTGTACAAAATACGGCGCCGGCTCGATCTGCACAAAACCGCCACCATGAACCACGGGATCTAGCGATGACTCAAACCACTTTGGATCTTCAGCAAGCCTTCGCCAGCATCGAGTTCAATCTGGCGCAATTCAGCAGCCACCAGGAACAGTTGATGCAGCTGCACAGGCAGTACCTGCAGCAGCAAGTGGAATCTACTCACCTTATCGATAATCTGATCGGCCAGCAGTTCTCCTTGTTGTCCGGCCAAAAATCGATCCCGATGACCGAAGAAGTTCTCGCCACGATCGAGCGCGGCATGCAGCGCTTTTACCACCACCTGGAAGGGACGTTGCGCAGCCACGAGCAATATCTGCGCTTTCAAAGCGAATACACCAGGGCTTTTTACCGTCTGACCCAACAACAATACGCCCTGATCGGCGAGGGTGGGCAGGCGCTTGCTTTGCCTCCCCTATGGCAGAACCAAGGGCCGGCCTGCCCGGTGCCCGCTCCGGCACTGCCAGCTGTCCTCACCAACGGACACAACGGAAACAATGGACACGAGGCGCCTAGGGAAGCGGCTTTTCAGCCGTACGCGGCAGCGAAACCGGTAGCGACACTGGAGATTCAGCAATCCGTGCCTGTGCCGGCTGTTGCGGCGCCGCAGCCGTCGGGTATCGAGCAGGCTTTGCTGGAGATTGTCAGTGACAAAACGGGTTACCCAATCGAGATGATCGAGACGGAGATGGATCTGGAGGCGGACCTCAGCATCGATTCGATCAAACGGGTCGAGATTCTCGGGGCATTGCAGGAGAAATTTCCCGAACTGCCGACCATCCGGCCCGACGACATGGCCGAACTGCAGACGCTCGCGCAGATCGTCGTGCACCTGCAAGGGGCGGCCCAAAAAAAAAATTGA
- a CDS encoding beta-ketoacyl-[acyl-carrier-protein] synthase family protein, which translates to MAIRTGYAVTGIGLVTPMGCEPQTVWNFLSHGRSLYEKRDHSHGASKVDDRSIEGHIPARHAQKLDRFAMLSMIAAGNALADSRFEIQEENCYRVGLVVGNSTGGWTFLEPTMRALYSEGMKAVNSYTATAWFPTAAQGEISIQHKIGGYSKTVCADRLSSGFALELASVAVERGRVEAVVVGGTEAPLNDFVLNAYSGAGRLSPSGRYAPFEATADGRLLAEGAAMLLLEPRPAAAARGAKVHCEILAIAGGDDLAQAMRSCLHCAQVRPEAVDYVVLDAFGTPQRDDEEYRAIGEVFANNSQVRMSAPKSMYGDLVGAGVVMDVIIACLSIERQEILPTAGTPDRVKSPPVGRHVVERPEAVSIRYALVIARDEDGRSMAILLGKPA; encoded by the coding sequence ATGGCTATTCGTACTGGATATGCAGTCACGGGCATCGGACTGGTCACCCCCATGGGTTGCGAACCGCAAACCGTCTGGAATTTTTTGTCCCATGGTCGGTCACTGTACGAAAAACGCGATCACAGCCATGGGGCGAGCAAAGTCGACGACCGCTCTATTGAAGGCCACATACCGGCCCGGCACGCACAAAAGCTCGATCGCTTCGCGATGCTGTCGATGATCGCCGCAGGAAATGCCCTGGCAGACTCCCGCTTTGAGATTCAGGAAGAAAACTGCTACCGCGTCGGTCTGGTCGTCGGCAATAGCACAGGCGGATGGACTTTCCTGGAGCCGACGATGCGAGCCCTTTACAGCGAAGGCATGAAGGCGGTCAATTCCTACACTGCCACCGCCTGGTTTCCCACCGCGGCACAAGGAGAAATCTCAATCCAGCACAAAATCGGCGGTTACAGCAAGACGGTTTGTGCCGATCGCCTCAGCTCAGGCTTTGCCTTGGAATTGGCGAGTGTCGCCGTTGAACGCGGCCGAGTGGAAGCTGTCGTCGTCGGGGGTACGGAGGCTCCCCTCAACGATTTTGTGCTGAATGCCTACTCGGGTGCGGGCCGCCTCTCGCCATCGGGCCGCTACGCGCCTTTTGAAGCAACTGCCGACGGCAGGCTGCTGGCAGAAGGTGCCGCGATGCTGTTGTTGGAGCCCAGACCCGCCGCAGCGGCGAGGGGGGCAAAAGTGCACTGCGAAATCCTGGCCATCGCTGGGGGTGACGATCTTGCCCAGGCGATGCGCTCGTGCTTGCACTGCGCGCAGGTCCGGCCCGAAGCGGTGGACTATGTCGTGCTCGATGCTTTCGGTACTCCGCAGAGGGACGACGAAGAATACCGCGCCATCGGTGAAGTGTTCGCGAACAACTCCCAGGTGCGGATGAGCGCCCCAAAATCCATGTACGGGGATCTGGTCGGGGCAGGCGTGGTCATGGATGTGATCATCGCTTGCCTGAGTATCGAACGGCAGGAAATCCTGCCCACCGCTGGCACTCCCGACCGCGTCAAATCGCCGCCCGTCGGCCGCCATGTCGTCGAGCGTCCCGAGGCGGTATCCATCCGGTACGCCCTGGTGATCGCCCGGGACGAAGACGGCAGAAGCATGGCCATACTGCTTGGGAAACCGGCGTGA
- a CDS encoding thioesterase II family protein produces MMIMHSLAGRAEGKPRLRLFCLPYAGGGASVYSTWNRRLPPEVQVCALSFPGREQLWQEALVDRFEPLIERLVGVIEDRLDLPYALFGHSLGALVAFELARRLRQLYGTNPICLFFSGRQAPHLADRLCPIHTLAAGEFIERLRRRYNGIPQAIFENPEWLRFFLPVLRADMALLETYQYKSEQPFACPVCVFGGLEDRLIEIEALEAWRVHTAGAFQLQLYPGDHFFIHNANLPLVSVIAGQLQSEGWTQGGAHARL; encoded by the coding sequence ATGATGATCATGCATTCCCTCGCCGGGCGCGCAGAAGGTAAGCCGCGCCTGCGCCTTTTTTGCTTGCCCTATGCCGGGGGTGGAGCCTCGGTGTACAGCACCTGGAACAGGCGCCTGCCGCCGGAGGTGCAAGTGTGCGCGCTTTCGTTTCCCGGCCGCGAACAACTGTGGCAGGAGGCTTTGGTCGATCGTTTCGAGCCGCTCATCGAACGGCTGGTGGGGGTGATCGAGGACAGACTCGACCTGCCATACGCCCTGTTCGGCCACAGCCTCGGAGCGTTGGTGGCCTTCGAACTGGCCCGCCGCCTCCGGCAGCTGTACGGCACGAACCCCATCTGTCTGTTCTTTTCAGGACGCCAGGCTCCGCACCTCGCCGACCGGCTCTGCCCGATCCACACGCTGGCTGCCGGGGAATTTATCGAGCGACTGCGCCGCCGTTACAACGGCATTCCCCAGGCCATCTTCGAGAACCCCGAGTGGCTGCGGTTTTTTCTGCCCGTACTGCGGGCCGATATGGCCCTGCTTGAGACCTACCAGTACAAAAGCGAGCAACCCTTTGCCTGTCCCGTCTGCGTCTTCGGCGGCCTTGAGGACAGGCTCATCGAGATCGAAGCGTTGGAAGCCTGGCGTGTCCACACGGCTGGTGCTTTCCAATTGCAGCTGTATCCCGGCGATCACTTTTTTATCCACAATGCCAATCTGCCGCTAGTTTCGGTAATCGCCGGGCAATTGCAGAGCGAAGGTTGGACCCAAGGAGGAGCCCATGCCAGACTATGA
- a CDS encoding 4'-phosphopantetheinyl transferase family protein: MPDYDRSLWRPAPRQPGLGADDVHVWRACLMQPDARVMELVETLSADERHRAERYRFVGDKRRFIVARGLLRRILRCYLDIPAAQICFSYGIKGKPALALPGCTLQFNLSHSREVVLIALTLRRDIGIDLELVRSLAAMEQMAERFFSAHEKQMLGVLAPLERQEAFFRFWACKEAYIKACGKGLALALDQFDVAIEPGGGVSLLANRQEQDDHPGHWAIRQIEPGKNYVAAVAVGDDAWNLHCWQWQDDYFGWEEDCHQDSCQTYDG; the protein is encoded by the coding sequence ATGCCAGACTATGATCGCAGCCTGTGGCGTCCGGCCCCCAGACAGCCCGGTCTGGGCGCAGACGATGTGCACGTCTGGCGCGCCTGTCTGATGCAGCCAGATGCACGCGTCATGGAACTGGTCGAAACGCTCTCTGCGGATGAGCGCCACCGCGCCGAGCGCTACCGCTTCGTGGGGGACAAAAGGCGCTTTATTGTCGCCCGGGGGCTGTTGCGCCGGATTCTGCGTTGCTACTTGGACATACCCGCTGCTCAGATCTGCTTCAGCTACGGCATCAAAGGCAAACCGGCCCTGGCCCTGCCGGGATGCACCCTACAATTCAACCTCTCCCATTCGCGGGAAGTGGTGCTGATTGCCCTCACCCTCCGTCGGGACATCGGCATCGACCTCGAACTGGTGCGTTCTCTGGCGGCGATGGAGCAGATGGCCGAGCGGTTCTTCTCAGCCCACGAGAAGCAAATGCTGGGGGTGCTGGCGCCGCTCGAGCGGCAGGAGGCTTTCTTTCGCTTCTGGGCCTGCAAAGAAGCCTACATCAAGGCGTGCGGCAAGGGATTGGCGCTGGCCCTCGATCAGTTCGATGTGGCGATCGAACCGGGCGGCGGGGTGAGCTTGCTAGCCAACCGGCAGGAGCAAGACGATCATCCTGGGCACTGGGCCATTCGGCAAATCGAGCCGGGCAAGAACTACGTGGCAGCGGTGGCCGTTGGCGACGACGCCTGGAACCTCCACTGCTGGCAGTGGCAGGACGATTATTTCGGTTGGGAAGAAGACTGCCACCAGGATTCCTGCCAGACCTATGATGGGTGA
- a CDS encoding SDR family NAD(P)-dependent oxidoreductase — protein MLNPSAHPLCLMAGDGSGVGAPLARLLSERGWKVVMLTSARDAGADAPDGVERVVLAPEDEQAEQVRSLQERHGPLGAFIHLHPVLPPGAAAHSFISAADREPIERVFLLLRHLSSPLQRAAEAGGRGAVVLVARLDGALGLDGNGAFRPASGALFGLGKTLRQEWPQVFCRAVDLDPEIADEPAARHILAELHDPDIALAETGYGRQGRVTLVAVPAMVPALPAEPPAIRPESVFVVSGGGRGITARCAVAMAGLYRCRFVLLGRSGLEPVPEWVWGADEAALKRRLLDEAITRGEKLSPPALESAGRDLVARREIQSTLRAIEQAGGQALYACTDVTDAEAVKAAVTSAAIQLGPVTGVIHGAGSLADKRLEKKTARDFAAVYGPKVEGLANLLAAVPPEQLEYLVLFSSVAACFGNLGQADYALANEVLNKAAHRIQKLFPACRVLALNWGPWDGGMVSAELKRSFERQQIAVIPPQAGAKAFLAELATAGMQPLQRIIGSPLVQPPAQIEPAARRVRIERQLNLAANPFLPDHAIAGKPVLPFTCAFAWIAAACEQLCPGYTAYCYEEARVLKGIVFDGEREPACTLELEELPAPAEGRLQFLAKVTSQGSRGKAVFHYACRVTLARQWPDGDIPPDGPPPAQTGVDANPFYASGVLFHGPCFQGIEQLLAIDADGLTLRCQLPPIARHTQGQFPTRFHNPFVVDVQLQGMLIWTHRFCHKGCLPTRLQRYEQFAPMPFGEPFYVRLQVRTRGANSVTVDLVAQAADGRILNRLQGLQGTLSERLQRQFQTQSEQ, from the coding sequence ATGCTTAATCCCTCAGCCCACCCGCTCTGTTTGATGGCCGGGGACGGTTCCGGGGTCGGCGCCCCCCTGGCGCGGCTTCTGAGCGAACGGGGATGGAAGGTGGTGATGCTCACCTCGGCGCGCGATGCCGGTGCGGACGCACCCGACGGTGTAGAGAGGGTCGTCCTGGCGCCCGAGGATGAACAGGCCGAGCAGGTGCGCTCGCTACAGGAGCGCCACGGCCCCCTCGGGGCGTTTATCCATCTGCACCCGGTGCTACCCCCCGGGGCGGCTGCCCACAGCTTTATCAGCGCCGCGGACAGAGAACCGATCGAACGGGTGTTTCTGCTGCTTCGACATCTGAGCAGCCCTTTGCAGCGGGCGGCCGAGGCCGGGGGGCGCGGTGCGGTGGTGCTGGTCGCCCGCCTGGACGGAGCGCTCGGCCTGGACGGCAACGGCGCTTTTCGGCCCGCCTCCGGAGCGCTTTTTGGCCTCGGCAAAACCTTGCGCCAGGAATGGCCGCAGGTCTTCTGCCGGGCTGTCGATCTCGATCCTGAGATCGCGGATGAACCCGCCGCCCGTCACATCCTGGCGGAGTTGCACGATCCGGATATCGCCCTGGCGGAGACGGGCTACGGCCGGCAAGGACGGGTCACCCTCGTTGCTGTGCCCGCCATGGTACCGGCTTTGCCGGCGGAACCCCCCGCCATCCGTCCCGAATCGGTCTTTGTGGTGAGCGGTGGGGGCAGGGGCATCACCGCCCGCTGCGCCGTCGCGATGGCCGGGCTCTACCGCTGCCGCTTCGTGCTGTTGGGCCGCTCGGGGCTCGAGCCTGTGCCCGAGTGGGTCTGGGGGGCGGACGAAGCGGCCCTGAAGCGGCGACTTTTAGACGAGGCGATCACCCGCGGCGAGAAGCTTTCCCCGCCGGCTCTTGAATCCGCCGGCCGGGATCTAGTCGCCCGGCGGGAAATTCAATCGACCCTGCGGGCGATCGAACAGGCGGGGGGGCAGGCCCTCTACGCCTGCACCGATGTAACGGACGCCGAGGCCGTCAAGGCGGCTGTCACATCGGCGGCGATTCAGCTGGGTCCGGTGACGGGCGTCATTCACGGGGCAGGCAGCCTGGCCGACAAACGTCTCGAAAAGAAGACGGCCCGGGATTTTGCGGCCGTCTACGGGCCAAAAGTCGAAGGTCTTGCCAATCTGCTGGCGGCCGTGCCCCCGGAGCAACTGGAGTATCTGGTGCTCTTTTCCTCGGTGGCCGCCTGCTTCGGCAACCTGGGCCAGGCGGATTACGCCCTGGCCAACGAAGTGCTCAACAAGGCGGCCCACCGCATCCAGAAGCTCTTCCCGGCCTGTCGGGTGCTGGCACTCAACTGGGGACCGTGGGACGGGGGGATGGTGAGCGCCGAACTCAAGCGCTCCTTCGAGCGCCAACAGATAGCCGTGATCCCGCCCCAGGCCGGTGCCAAAGCGTTCCTGGCCGAACTGGCCACAGCCGGTATGCAGCCTCTGCAGCGGATCATCGGCAGCCCGCTGGTGCAACCCCCGGCCCAGATCGAACCGGCGGCGCGCCGCGTGCGCATCGAAAGGCAGCTGAATCTGGCGGCCAATCCCTTCCTGCCGGATCACGCGATCGCCGGTAAGCCCGTGTTGCCGTTTACCTGCGCCTTTGCGTGGATCGCCGCCGCCTGCGAGCAGCTTTGCCCCGGCTACACCGCCTATTGCTATGAAGAAGCCCGTGTCCTCAAAGGCATCGTCTTCGACGGCGAGCGGGAACCCGCCTGCACCCTTGAATTGGAGGAGTTGCCCGCACCCGCCGAGGGCCGGTTGCAATTTCTAGCCAAGGTTACAAGCCAGGGCAGCCGGGGCAAAGCCGTCTTTCATTATGCCTGCCGGGTGACCCTCGCGCGGCAATGGCCCGATGGCGACATCCCACCGGACGGCCCGCCCCCCGCCCAAACCGGTGTGGACGCAAATCCGTTCTACGCAAGCGGCGTCCTCTTTCACGGCCCCTGCTTCCAGGGAATTGAGCAACTGCTGGCGATCGATGCGGACGGACTGACCCTGCGCTGCCAGCTACCGCCCATCGCTCGGCACACCCAGGGCCAGTTTCCCACCCGCTTCCACAACCCCTTTGTGGTCGATGTGCAGTTGCAGGGGATGCTCATCTGGACCCACAGGTTCTGCCACAAAGGCTGCTTACCCACCAGGCTGCAGCGTTACGAGCAGTTTGCGCCCATGCCGTTTGGCGAACCGTTCTATGTCCGTCTGCAGGTCCGAACCCGCGGCGCGAATAGCGTCACCGTCGACCTTGTGGCGCAGGCCGCCGACGGCCGCATCCTCAACCGTCTGCAGGGTCTGCAAGGAACCTTGAGCGAACGCCTGCAGCGCCAGTTCCAGACCCAGTCCGAGCAATGA